The segment ACTTCGCAGGATGGCTAGGTGATGACCTATGTCTCAGAGACTCCGCCACCGTAATGTGCAGCAACGACCTAGATGGTGCTGCTCCCGGAGACGATGATGTCGGCAGCGCCCACAAGATCGTCTTCCTGCTGTTGTTCGGGCGGAATTCTCCAGAAGTGAGTTGCTGGGGCCCGGCCCCATCCTCACATAGTTCTCTTCTTCCCCCAATTAGACTGCTTTAGTTATGTCAGTATGTGTATATCTGTGCTTTGTAGTTTGTACAGCTCCCAGGAAGGACACCTATGGAGTTTTCTAGAGCCCATTGACCTGGAGGAGATGgttgttgggatacgcgtaggctacgataacataaatcaaaacttttctaccgcgtaaaccaggaaccatgcaagtattagatcatagatcgttatcactcgacgcgctgcgtaGCGGAAGAAGGCGCTAAGAAGTTGAAGGaattctcgcgaagtagcgcgcgtcgatgtagaggaagtagtcgatcgcaccggctcgaccttctcctcctcgtgtaTTCTTCTCGTCGTACTCCCActccgatcagcaccgcaaatcAGCGGCACCTCTActggtatccacacgtacaaggacggaacgccacgtgcagatgtgctagcactcgcgtgcggctagggttttgctcggagaggggagtgacggctagggtttctcacgtgatgcgaTCCCTCCGCTGGTCACACCTCTCACGAATATATAgaatccatcactcgggcctccaaggcccgtaggactcctattcggatccctatctgaattaagctcatattggatctctatccaatccccttattccggcccattaagcatgcgaccctgtaggttcatgtacactcggctgtaacccgaaaactccttttcggtccacgtgtcaacagcggcccctagcagaacgtattgacccaccgagcatacataaagatcatatcggctgaacctctagcgtatacttgtatgaacccctttgcctcacgatatcgattaagctcaagaaaagatatgtgccatcctctaatagctcaatcattcactcgaacctgtgatagattatataacttttgattgactcctcaatcacttttggcatggccatgcacttccataatctataacatcgaggggcccaaagatatctctccataggaggggccaatcccatcttgattatttatatcccactacatgtttcacaGGATACccaaaaactacttttataatttcccaattacggagtagcgtttagcagtccctaagtaagctactacacatgttgggaaccatgataatctcaggtctaaggattcaacaccaacactaaatgagatcactgatgacacaacacagatggctcttgcagtgtatcatgttgggtctatccaacaacatgttccccaacatgtgttcacattattaatttggtatctctgtactatgatccatgagacatgatcatcaattaatacttgtgctgatcatttaaacatatttgttccacatatgatatttgatcatgGATCCTtaagaaatagtaacaaacaacataaagagtctaatgaaagaatcacatattcattaaccaataatgagttatctatttcaaagAACAAAgttggataaatatgtaaacatagtatgtgatacaattatctgtatgattgcctctagggcatatcactagaGTGGTGGGAGTGATGATGCATGCTGCACGTTGTACAATGAAGCCAACGACGGCCATTCCTGCCTCTTGTTCCATCGGAACTCGAAgctgagaggagggaaagaaCGGGGAAGGAACaggaggaggatggaggaagaagacgacggtaATTTGTTCAGAAATTGTATTGAAAGGGGTAAGTAGTGGCACATCTTCGATACTTACTAAATTGTGGTTccaattttataaattataatggtatattTTATAACGAGCAAATTTATAATGGTATGAATCTAATTAggacccctttgaatcgtaggaataaaaaaacggaggaataggaaaaatataggattctgacaggaatgctagtgtaaaacagaggattgcaaaacacagaaaaaacacaggaatgatcgtttgattagaccacagaaaaaacataggaatcggatgagagagataaactcaaaggatttttaccaagaggttggacctctccaaaacctatatgcaacaagccattccataggaattttgtaggatttagAAAACATTAATCCTTTTAATCAAAGAGCTACATAAGAAAATTTCCGGTAGGATTTCAATCTTATGACATTCCCTCCATAATTTgtttgattcaaagggcccttAATCCTAGATTATATTGGCTTACATGAGtctactactagtctactacacGTGGCTTCCATCAGGGATGTCCTAACGGACTCAACCGGTGTTTCTTCTACGCCTAGTACCTTCCAGGCCGAGATCTCCCGTTTGGATCCTCTGCTCTGCCGTCTGCACGGCTTTCTTCTAGCTGTCGGAAGGGTGAAGTCTTGCAACAGATGCCATACCTACCcggaaagcaaagcaaagcaaagaaaaGACGGCATCAACACTGTGATTGCAATTTAGCAATTATGTAGTACTGTTAATTAATCTGTTTTTTCTCCATAATTTACctctacagaaaaaaaaaaggatggtgAGGGAGGGGTGGTTGGTGAAACACTGAAACCCCAAAACGGATAttaactgaaagaaaaaaacatggaaTTGAACAATTTTGCAGGAAGCGTCACATCAGCTgccgctcccctccgccgggtcgtcgtcgcggcggccgaggaggagggccgcgaagctggcggcggcgcagagcgcAGCGACTGCGTTGCCCTCGCGCAGCAAGACGCGGAGCGCGAGCCGCGCGATATCGGCCGTGGCGCGCCGCCCCTCTGCGACCAGCGACCTCCGCGGCTTTCCGGCGAACGCGAGTAGCACCAACACGGTGATCCATGTGATGAGcatggccggcgccgccacggctaACGCGGCTCCCATCGACAGGAGCCCGAAGACGGCACCGTACATCACGGACGCGTAGAgagccgccggccacgccgcgACGGCGCCAGCCCCGCCGGCCGCGGAGTAGTACCAGGCGCGCACGGCCTCCACCAGGCGCCACGACGAGCAGAGCAGAGAGGCGTACACGGCGAGGAAGAGGGCCGCCCAGGTGCGCCGCTTCCTCATGgctcggaggaggagggaggtcaAGGGGGGCCATGCCGACAAGCCCCATGGCTCGGCCACATCCTGATCTGCCATGGATTGACCACGGATTGTTGATTCCTTGCTAGGCGATGGTAATTCCTGAGGTTTTGTGGGTTCGATTTTGCTGGGCATGCTTCCCTTGCTTTTCGTGGGGGTGGGTCAAGGCCTCAAGGGAGAGTAGGAGCAATGGGGAGGCATGGAAGGGAGCCTGTCTGTCTGAATCGTCGTTTGCTTttacttttccttttctttcctttcttttctgtcCTTCGTTTTTTTCTAAATTAGTACTCCTTTTACTCCATATTATAATTgctttgaatatattttaataacttattcgtttttttaaaatactactatatttattaaaagcttaattaaacataaaacaatttaactggaaaaataattaaatcgaATTATAATATGAACCAAAGAGAGTAATACCAGTCGTTAGTATGTGGCATACATGGAATAATCTCATTAATCATAACATTAAAATTTCAATCGTATGCTAGTcctggccgccaccgccgctccaatCGCTGCCGCtttgcgccaccgccaccactagCTCCGCCACCCCTCGCCGCACACCGGCCTTTACTCCATTTCCCCGTATCCTCGCCGCAACCACCATTTCACTGCGAACCCGAGCTCTACCACCGCTTTGACGACTCCGGTAGCACGCCACTGCCGCCATAGCCGTTGCCACGTagcgcctccaccaccatcatCTCCACCGCGTCCCACTGCCCCTTGGCCGTCCCTCCGCCGTCGCAGTTAGTCactggagcgccgccgcctccctctgcCCCGAGCTCCGCTGGCTGACTCCCTCCGTCGCCGCGCCTCTCGGTGAGccaccctccctcctc is part of the Oryza glaberrima chromosome 12, OglaRS2, whole genome shotgun sequence genome and harbors:
- the LOC127756882 gene encoding uncharacterized protein LOC127756882, yielding MPSKIEPTKPQELPSPSKESTIRGQSMADQDVAEPWGLSAWPPLTSLLLRAMRKRRTWAALFLAVYASLLCSSWRLVEAVRAWYYSAAGGAGAVAAWPAALYASVMYGAVFGLLSMGAALAVAAPAMLITWITVLVLLAFAGKPRRSLVAEGRRATADIARLALRVLLREGNAVAALCAAASFAALLLGRRDDDPAEGSGS